Proteins found in one Thermaerobacter subterraneus DSM 13965 genomic segment:
- the ltrA gene encoding group II intron reverse transcriptase/maturase — MEQVVARENMGAALRRVEQNRGAPGIDGMTVEQLRGFLRERWPQVRAQLLAGTYQPQPVRRVAIPKPGGGTRLLGIPTVLDRLIQQALLQVLTPIFDPDFSEHSYGFRPGRSAHQAVEAARRHVEEGYAWVVDLDLEQFFDRVNHDVLMARVMRKVADKRVRMLIRRYLQAGVMVGGVKVRTEEGTPQGGPLSPLLANILLDDLDKELERRGHRFVRYADDCNIYVRSERAGHRVMAGVRRFLEQRLRLKVNEQKSAVDRPWRRKFLGFSMYHGRDGVRLRVAPQTVQRLKDRLRTLTSRTWSVSMAERIRRINTYLRGWLAYFRIADMASLLDTVEGWLRRRLQACLWKQWKRPRTRLRELRALGHPEWKARQWAFSRRGYWAMAGGPLNSALGKRYWLAQGLLSLTQYYHPLRHARRTARCGPACRVV, encoded by the coding sequence ATGGAGCAGGTGGTGGCCCGGGAGAACATGGGGGCCGCCCTACGACGGGTCGAGCAGAACCGGGGCGCGCCGGGTATCGACGGCATGACCGTCGAACAACTGCGGGGTTTTCTGCGGGAGCGGTGGCCGCAGGTGCGCGCCCAGCTGCTGGCGGGAACCTACCAGCCGCAGCCCGTCCGCCGGGTGGCGATCCCCAAACCCGGAGGCGGCACGCGCCTCCTGGGGATTCCGACCGTCCTGGACCGCCTGATCCAGCAGGCTTTGCTGCAGGTGCTGACGCCGATCTTCGACCCCGACTTTTCGGAGCACAGCTATGGCTTTCGGCCGGGACGCTCCGCCCACCAGGCAGTCGAAGCGGCGCGGCGGCACGTCGAGGAAGGGTACGCCTGGGTGGTCGACCTGGACCTCGAACAGTTCTTTGACCGGGTGAACCATGACGTCCTGATGGCCCGGGTGATGCGGAAGGTCGCGGACAAGCGCGTCCGCATGCTGATCCGCCGCTACCTGCAGGCCGGCGTGATGGTCGGTGGGGTGAAGGTGCGGACGGAAGAGGGGACGCCCCAGGGCGGCCCCCTCAGCCCGCTCTTGGCCAACATCCTTCTCGACGACCTGGACAAAGAGCTGGAACGGCGGGGACACCGCTTTGTCCGTTATGCGGACGATTGCAACATCTACGTCCGCTCGGAACGGGCAGGGCACCGGGTCATGGCAGGCGTACGGCGCTTCCTCGAGCAGCGGCTTCGGCTCAAGGTCAACGAACAAAAGAGCGCGGTTGATCGGCCGTGGCGACGCAAGTTCCTCGGCTTCAGCATGTATCACGGCCGGGACGGCGTCCGCCTGCGGGTGGCCCCCCAAACGGTGCAGCGGCTCAAAGACCGGCTTCGCACCCTGACCAGCCGGACGTGGTCCGTTTCCATGGCCGAGCGGATCCGCCGGATCAACACTTACCTGCGGGGCTGGCTTGCGTACTTCCGGATTGCGGACATGGCAAGCCTCCTCGATACCGTGGAAGGTTGGCTCCGGCGACGCTTGCAGGCGTGCCTTTGGAAGCAATGGAAACGGCCCCGCACCCGTTTGCGGGAACTCCGCGCCCTGGGACATCCCGAGTGGAAGGCCCGGCAGTGGGCCTTTTCGCGCCGGGGTTATTGGGCCATGGCCGGTGGCCCGCTCAACAGCGCCCTGGGCAAGCGCTACTGGCTTGCCCAGGGGCTGCTGAGCCTGACCCAGTACTACCACCCACTTCGCCATGCTCGACGAACCGCCCGGTGCGGACCCGCATGCCGGGTGGTGTGA
- a CDS encoding ComEA family DNA-binding protein yields the protein MDPGSFRPPHATHHGERAGVVFFQPPERVAPGASRPSGSVAGARVPGPRRGPGRAQPGPPSGADFTPPPRPPVVSGPASRRRRAGTVAPLLGLCFLAAVWSWRAMTGSAAAPLLVEPGPAPGPGRPEVSATAPPGEPETAGSETGAASKGDQPGPLRAGATPGTAPGDTPSPPGDPALQGPEAAGERQAGAGESGDPASPAVWAQLYPGAAGAAGRPVRPGAAGGPSGPVLTVHVAGAVAQPGVYLLPAGARVVDAITAAGGPAPAAAPHALNLAAPLADGTRVLVPTQKELAAGTFVPARDGVTAAAPGAAAGTATGGGAGAAGGPQGRIDINRATAAELEALPGIGPALAQRIVADREVNGPFRRPQDLTRVPGIGEKTLAQLLPHITAGP from the coding sequence ATGGATCCGGGGTCGTTCCGCCCGCCCCATGCGACGCACCACGGCGAGCGTGCCGGCGTGGTGTTCTTCCAGCCGCCGGAGCGGGTTGCCCCTGGCGCAAGCCGCCCCTCCGGATCCGTAGCCGGTGCCCGGGTGCCCGGCCCGCGGAGGGGCCCGGGGCGAGCCCAGCCGGGCCCGCCCTCGGGGGCGGATTTCACGCCGCCACCCCGGCCTCCGGTGGTTTCCGGTCCGGCCTCCCGGCGGCGCCGGGCCGGAACGGTGGCGCCGCTGCTGGGGCTCTGTTTCCTGGCCGCCGTCTGGTCGTGGCGCGCCATGACCGGCAGTGCGGCGGCACCGCTGCTGGTGGAGCCGGGGCCGGCTCCAGGGCCTGGCCGGCCGGAGGTCTCCGCCACCGCGCCGCCGGGGGAGCCCGAGACAGCAGGGAGCGAGACGGGCGCTGCGTCGAAGGGCGACCAGCCCGGGCCCCTACGGGCGGGGGCGACGCCAGGAACGGCGCCCGGGGATACCCCGTCCCCACCCGGCGACCCCGCGCTCCAGGGGCCGGAGGCGGCCGGTGAGCGTCAGGCAGGGGCCGGGGAGTCCGGTGACCCTGCCTCGCCCGCCGTCTGGGCCCAACTCTATCCGGGTGCAGCCGGTGCCGCCGGAAGGCCGGTGAGGCCGGGCGCGGCGGGCGGGCCCTCCGGGCCGGTCCTCACCGTGCACGTGGCCGGGGCCGTGGCCCAGCCCGGCGTGTACCTCCTCCCGGCCGGTGCCCGGGTGGTCGATGCCATCACCGCTGCCGGCGGCCCGGCGCCGGCAGCGGCGCCGCATGCCCTGAATCTGGCGGCTCCCCTGGCCGACGGCACGCGCGTCCTGGTGCCCACCCAGAAGGAGCTGGCGGCCGGAACCTTCGTCCCGGCCCGGGACGGCGTCACCGCCGCCGCTCCGGGGGCCGCGGCCGGCACCGCCACCGGCGGGGGAGCCGGCGCCGCCGGCGGGCCCCAGGGCCGGATCGACATCAACCGCGCCACGGCGGCCGAGCTGGAGGCTCTGCCGGGCATCGGGCCGGCCCTGGCCCAGCGCATTGTGGCGGACCGGGAGGTCAACGGCCCCTTCCGCCGTCCCCAGGACCTGACCCGGGTGCCGGGCATTGGGGAGAAGACCCTGGCCCAGCTGCTTCCGCACATCACCGCCGGCCCCTGA